The genomic region GCCTCTTAGCGTTTGGGCGCTGACTCCAGGGAGGCCGATTTGAGGGCATCCAACGGATGCGTCCCGTTGCTGACATGTGTCAAAAAGCCCGCAATATCGGTCAGCACAATCGTCGAGTTTTTCTCGGCGGCAATCTCGGTCAGCGTTTGCAGATAGCGCAGTTGCAGCGCCGCAGGCGCGCTGGAGATTACCTCGGCAGCCTGGGCCAGCGTATTAGCCGCCATCGCCTCGCCCTGGGCATGGATGACCTTCGCCCGCTTCTCGCGCTCGGCCTCGGCCTGTTTCGCCATCGCCCGCTGCATCGAAGTCGGCAGTTCCACATCCTTGATCTCCACCACCGTCACCTTCACACCCCATTTCTCGGTCTGCTCATCAATGATCGCCTGAAGCTTGCGGTTAATCACCTCGCGCTCGGCCAGAATCTCATCCAATTCCGACTGCCCCAGCACATTGCGCAAGGTCGTCTGGGCAATCTGAGCCGTCGCGCGGAAGTAGTCCATCACCTGCACCACTGCCTGGGCCGGGTCCACCACATAGAAATATACCACCGCCGTCACTTTGATAGTCACGTTATCGCGGGTGATGACTTCCTGCGGCGGCACTTCCAGCGTAATGATGCGCAGGTCCACGCGGCGTATCCGGCTGATAAACGGCCAGATCCAGAACAGCCCCGGACCTTTCGCCCCCTGGAGGCGGCCCAGGCGGAAAATGACGCCACGCTCGTACTGCTGCACCACACGCAGTCCTGCCCTGACAAAGATGAGGACAATCAAAACCAGGACACACAAAAGGACAATGAGGGTCACAGTTCCCGAATCCATTGAACGTTTCTCCTTCTCCTAAATAATCGGGGATAGGATACTAGAAAGACTTGCAAACTCCTGGCCTGCTACTGTTCAGGTTCATTGACAGACGCTCAGCCTGGCCCGTCTCTCATACAGGTGGAGCGCCCTCAGCTACCTGCGGAATCTGGGTATGAGTTTCGACAGGGGCAACGTAAAGCGTCAGCCCCTTGATCTCCACCACGCGCACTTTCTGACCAACCTCGATGGGCACATCCGGCGCGGCCAGGTTTTTAGCCGCCCAATCCTCTCCAAGCAGGTTTACCCGACCAGAGGGAGCCAGGGGGACCGTCACCGTAGCAACCTTGCCGATAAACCCCTCTGTGCCGGTAGTCACGGGCAGACGGCGGGAGCGGATGACACCCACCACCACCACCCCGGCAATCGCGGCCACCACCACCATCATCACCGCCAGCACCACCGGACTGAGCGCGGGCGCGCCAATATCGCCGCTGTTATCAAAGAAGAGCAGCGACCCCAGCACCAGCGCAATCAGCGCCCCAACCGTCAGCACTCCATGCGAAGGCAGGCGTACATCCAGAATCAAGAGGATAAAGCCGACCACCACCAGCAGCAAACCAGCAAAATTCACCGAGAGCGAACCGGCGGTGAGCAGGAACAGCACCAGGGCAATAGCCCCCACCGTACCAGGGACAATCGCCCCCGGATGCGAAATCTCCAGATAAATCCCGACGCCCGCCAGAATCAGCAGGATAAAAGCGAC from Ktedonobacterales bacterium harbors:
- a CDS encoding slipin family protein, producing the protein MDSGTVTLIVLLCVLVLIVLIFVRAGLRVVQQYERGVIFRLGRLQGAKGPGLFWIWPFISRIRRVDLRIITLEVPPQEVITRDNVTIKVTAVVYFYVVDPAQAVVQVMDYFRATAQIAQTTLRNVLGQSELDEILAEREVINRKLQAIIDEQTEKWGVKVTVVEIKDVELPTSMQRAMAKQAEAEREKRAKVIHAQGEAMAANTLAQAAEVISSAPAALQLRYLQTLTEIAAEKNSTIVLTDIAGFLTHVSNGTHPLDALKSASLESAPKR